A genomic segment from Luteolibacter ambystomatis encodes:
- a CDS encoding AbrB/MazE/SpoVT family DNA-binding domain-containing protein has protein sequence MLKAVSKIGNSQGVIFDNAIMELAHLKVGDSMNLEVHAGGTITLTPIRNAPSPEDVSAVIKQTMKDYARTMKRLA, from the coding sequence ATGCTGAAGGCCGTCTCCAAGATCGGAAATTCCCAAGGCGTTATTTTCGACAATGCCATCATGGAACTCGCCCATCTCAAGGTGGGCGATTCGATGAATTTGGAAGTCCATGCGGGGGGCACCATCACACTGACCCCGATCCGCAATGCTCCATCGCCGGAGGACGTCTCCGCTGTCATCAAGCAGACGATGAAGGACTATGCCCGCACGATGAAGCGATTGGCATGA